One genomic region from Clostridium saccharobutylicum DSM 13864 encodes:
- the rsxE gene encoding electron transport complex subunit RsxE, whose translation MKEKWKIFSKGLYDENPIFMLCLSLCPALAVTSSVINGLTMGLCVTFVITCNNVVVSLTRKFVNPKVRVPVYITFIATIVTVVELVLQAISPTLYSALGIYLDLVVVFAIILARAEVFASKNKVFPSFLDGFGMGCGFTLAMLSISIIREFFGSGSICGFRILGTWYNAPLIMILPAGAFILIGYMIGAIKLHNANREAKKVEEGSEA comes from the coding sequence ATGAAGGAAAAGTGGAAAATTTTTAGCAAAGGTTTATATGATGAAAACCCAATATTTATGTTATGTTTAAGTCTTTGTCCCGCATTAGCTGTTACATCATCAGTAATTAATGGACTAACTATGGGCTTGTGCGTAACATTTGTTATAACATGCAATAATGTAGTAGTTTCACTTACAAGAAAATTTGTAAATCCAAAAGTTAGGGTACCAGTTTATATTACATTTATAGCAACTATAGTAACTGTTGTAGAACTTGTATTGCAGGCAATTTCACCAACGTTATATAGTGCTCTTGGAATCTATTTGGATTTAGTAGTTGTTTTCGCGATAATACTTGCAAGAGCTGAAGTATTTGCATCTAAAAATAAAGTGTTTCCTTCATTTCTAGATGGTTTTGGTATGGGATGTGGTTTTACATTAGCTATGCTTTCTATATCAATAATAAGAGAATTTTTCGGAAGTGGATCAATTTGTGGTTTTAGAATATTAGGAACATGGTATAACGCACCTTTGATTATGATTTTACCAGCTGGTGCGTTTATCTTAATTGGTTATATGATAGGTGCAATTAAGCTTCATAATGCGAATAGAGAAGCAAAAAAAGTAGAAGAAGGAAGTGAAGCATAA
- a CDS encoding FAD:protein FMN transferase, whose product MKKNICAILVFISIVLNFTSCDSSRNKYYEKSNIVMDTVVTLSAYGENSKEAVEESFKKLDEINEMASTNIDTSDIYKINNSSGESYVQVHPEIMKMIETSIKYSKLSDGAFDITLGPIIDLWGIGTDNERVPSDEEIKAKLPLVGCDKISINEEESSVMLQKKGMALDLGGIAKGFAADEVLKIYKKYNIENGLINLGSSSIYAVGKNKDNNKWSVGIKHPRSEDSKNYLGIIKLSNEALSTSGDYERYFIKDNKRYHHIINPKTGYPADNGVMSDTMVIDNDDEDKNMLADLLTTTVFILGPEKGLNLIKTLPNVSCEITTSDYKIYTSDDFKDRITDLNKEFEFAN is encoded by the coding sequence ATGAAGAAAAATATATGTGCAATACTAGTTTTTATTTCAATTGTTTTAAATTTTACTTCTTGTGATAGTAGTAGAAATAAATATTATGAAAAAAGTAATATAGTTATGGATACGGTAGTCACATTAAGTGCTTATGGAGAAAATTCTAAAGAAGCAGTTGAGGAAAGTTTTAAAAAGCTAGATGAAATTAATGAAATGGCAAGTACTAATATTGATACTAGCGATATTTATAAAATAAATAATTCATCAGGAGAAAGTTATGTACAGGTTCATCCTGAAATTATGAAGATGATAGAAACTTCAATAAAATATTCAAAGTTAAGTGATGGAGCATTTGATATTACTTTAGGTCCTATAATTGATTTATGGGGGATTGGAACAGATAATGAAAGAGTACCTTCTGATGAAGAAATAAAAGCTAAGTTACCATTAGTTGGATGTGATAAAATTAGCATTAATGAAGAAGAAAGTAGTGTTATGCTTCAAAAAAAAGGTATGGCTTTAGATTTAGGTGGTATTGCTAAAGGATTTGCAGCTGATGAAGTCTTAAAAATTTATAAGAAATATAATATTGAAAATGGTCTTATTAATTTAGGATCAAGCTCTATTTACGCTGTTGGAAAAAATAAAGATAACAATAAATGGTCTGTTGGAATTAAACATCCTAGAAGTGAAGATTCTAAGAACTATCTTGGCATAATTAAATTAAGTAATGAAGCATTATCTACATCAGGTGATTATGAGAGATATTTTATAAAAGATAATAAAAGATATCATCATATAATAAATCCTAAGACTGGATATCCAGCAGATAATGGTGTTATGAGCGATACAATGGTAATAGATAACGATGATGAAGATAAAAATATGTTAGCAGATTTATTAACTACAACAGTATTTATATTAGGACCTGAAAAAGGATTAAATCTTATAAAAACTTTACCTAATGTATCTTGTGAAATTACAACATCAGATTATAAAATTTATACATCAGATGACTTTAAAGATAGAATTACAGATTTAAATAAAGAATTTGAATTTGCAAACTAG
- a CDS encoding RnfABCDGE type electron transport complex subunit D, with protein sequence MSSEVKVQEGSLQEIKAKEIGIEENQFTVSASPHIRCDESISKIMWNVNLALAPAAIFSICYFGFPALINMVTGAVSAVLFEYLVEKFRKKKITAFDGSAFLTGLLLAMSVSPSLPPYMMIVGSFIAIVIAKHSMGGLGFNIFNPAHIGRAALMVSWPVAMTSWTKMTTSVDVVSSATPLNILKQQGYSKLVETFGSQAAMYKAMFLGTRNGCIGETCTILLVLGGIYLIYRGYVNWQIPVCMIATVGILTWVFAPTGLFTGDPLFNMMAGGLILGAFFMATDMVTIPITIKGQIIFAVGAGAITSLIRLVGGYPEGVCYSILLMNAVTPLIDRFVKPKEFGARG encoded by the coding sequence ATGAGTTCAGAAGTTAAAGTGCAGGAAGGCAGTTTACAAGAAATTAAAGCAAAGGAAATTGGAATAGAAGAGAATCAATTTACAGTTTCAGCATCGCCACATATACGATGTGATGAGTCTATTTCAAAGATAATGTGGAATGTAAATTTGGCATTAGCTCCAGCGGCTATTTTTTCTATATGCTATTTTGGATTTCCAGCATTAATTAATATGGTTACAGGAGCTGTTTCAGCAGTTTTATTTGAATATCTAGTAGAAAAGTTTCGTAAAAAGAAAATCACAGCATTTGATGGAAGTGCATTTTTAACTGGATTGTTGTTAGCTATGTCTGTTTCACCAAGTTTGCCACCTTATATGATGATAGTAGGTTCATTTATAGCAATTGTAATTGCTAAACATTCTATGGGTGGACTTGGATTTAATATTTTCAATCCTGCTCATATTGGAAGAGCTGCATTAATGGTATCATGGCCAGTTGCAATGACTAGCTGGACTAAAATGACAACATCTGTTGATGTAGTTAGCAGCGCAACACCATTAAATATATTAAAGCAACAAGGGTATAGTAAATTGGTTGAGACATTTGGAAGTCAAGCAGCAATGTATAAGGCTATGTTTTTGGGAACACGAAATGGATGCATTGGAGAAACTTGTACTATATTACTTGTACTTGGAGGAATATACCTTATATATAGGGGATATGTTAATTGGCAGATTCCTGTTTGTATGATAGCAACAGTAGGAATACTTACATGGGTTTTTGCGCCTACAGGACTTTTCACTGGTGATCCATTATTTAATATGATGGCTGGTGGTTTGATTTTAGGAGCATTTTTCATGGCAACAGATATGGTAACTATTCCGATTACTATAAAAGGACAAATAATTTTTGCAGTAGGAGCAGGTGCAATAACTTCTTTAATTAGATTAGTAGGTGGATATCCAGAAGGCGTTTGTTATTCAATTTTATTAATGAATGCAGTAACACCACTAATAGATCGTTTTGTAAAACCAAAAGAATTTGGAGCAAGGGGGTAA
- a CDS encoding HTH domain-containing protein → MDKFETIKNNISENEPTRNNLLKAVTNFKLSTKALQKITGLDPEWLNSYLNKRASVHDLSYQSMAELSNLSFMLSDAITFVDNDDRIKGIIDILKEEFYISYETIALYAKIDVIDVEKFIEDTKSIGFEKKYKIATISSLLLYLSKK, encoded by the coding sequence ATGGATAAATTTGAGACTATTAAAAATAATATAAGTGAAAATGAGCCAACAAGAAATAACTTATTAAAAGCAGTGACTAATTTCAAACTAAGTACCAAAGCATTACAGAAAATAACAGGTTTGGACCCTGAGTGGCTGAATTCTTATTTGAATAAAAGAGCAAGTGTACATGACCTCTCGTACCAGTCAATGGCGGAGTTATCTAATTTAAGTTTTATGTTATCTGATGCTATAACGTTTGTTGATAATGATGATAGAATTAAAGGGATAATTGATATATTAAAAGAAGAATTTTATATAAGTTATGAAACAATAGCGTTGTATGCTAAAATTGATGTAATTGATGTAGAAAAATTTATAGAAGACACTAAATCTATAGGATTTGAAAAAAAATATAAAATTGCTACCATTAGTTCTCTTTTACTCTACTTATCAAAAAAATGA
- a CDS encoding SoxR reducing system RseC family protein, whose protein sequence is MKTEQGLVIEVSDNVAKIKVGRHNDCKNCGACPGNDSIVITATNKIGAKPGQRVAFEVKESNFLMATFVVFVLPIIALFIGVLLGGVVSKYIGSNIRISQIIGGIIMFVLSLIFVKSFDKTASANNKSQPVIVRIL, encoded by the coding sequence ATGAAAACAGAACAAGGCCTAGTAATTGAGGTGAGTGATAATGTGGCTAAAATTAAAGTAGGCAGGCATAATGATTGTAAAAATTGTGGTGCGTGTCCGGGAAATGACAGTATTGTTATAACTGCTACTAATAAGATAGGGGCAAAACCAGGACAGCGAGTAGCCTTTGAAGTAAAAGAAAGTAATTTTTTAATGGCTACATTTGTTGTTTTTGTTTTGCCTATAATTGCTTTGTTTATTGGTGTATTACTTGGAGGAGTAGTTAGTAAATATATTGGATCAAATATTCGTATATCTCAAATAATAGGCGGAATAATTATGTTCGTGTTGTCATTGATTTTTGTAAAGTCGTTTGATAAGACTGCTAGTGCAAATAATAAATCTCAGCCAGTAATTGTTCGTATTTTATAA
- a CDS encoding electron transport complex protein RnfA: protein MKEYFTLFIGALLVNNFVLTKFLGLCIFFGVSKSLNASIGMGMAVTSVITLSSMLAWIVYHFVLLPFNLTFLTTIVFVILIASFVQLLELIIKKQAPTLYRMWGIYLLLIATNCIVLSVPLLNVQSNYSFVKSIVFSIGSGMGFALALILMASLREKLVYADVPKPLEGTGIAFILAGMLALAFLGFSGMI, encoded by the coding sequence ATGAAAGAATATTTCACACTGTTTATAGGTGCATTACTTGTAAATAATTTCGTTTTAACAAAGTTTTTAGGTCTTTGTATATTTTTTGGAGTTTCTAAAAGCTTAAATGCTTCAATAGGAATGGGCATGGCTGTTACTTCAGTTATAACTCTTAGTTCGATGTTAGCGTGGATAGTATACCATTTTGTACTATTACCATTTAATTTAACGTTCCTAACAACAATTGTTTTCGTTATACTTATAGCAAGTTTTGTACAGCTATTAGAGTTGATTATAAAGAAACAAGCACCGACGTTATATAGGATGTGGGGAATTTATCTTCTTTTAATAGCAACAAACTGTATAGTATTATCAGTTCCATTATTAAATGTTCAATCAAATTATTCGTTTGTTAAAAGCATAGTCTTTTCAATAGGCTCTGGTATGGGATTTGCACTTGCATTAATACTCATGGCAAGTTTAAGAGAAAAGCTGGTGTATGCAGATGTACCAAAGCCACTAGAAGGAACAGGAATTGCTTTTATATTAGCAGGTATGTTAGCATTAGCATTCTTGGGATTTTCAGGAATGATATAA
- a CDS encoding methylated-DNA--[protein]-cysteine S-methyltransferase, with protein sequence MRNIFYYNTMIGELGIEENGLAITKVFLVDKDIEKGPSEKNETELLKEAIKQLNEYFDGKRKEFNLPLAPKGTEFQKKVWNTLKEIPFGETRSYGEIAKLIGNEKASRAVGMANNKNPIMIIIPCHRVIGANGKLVGYAGGIDIKEKLLNLEKN encoded by the coding sequence ATGAGAAATATATTTTATTACAATACTATGATTGGAGAACTTGGAATAGAAGAAAATGGATTAGCAATTACAAAAGTATTTCTTGTAGATAAAGATATTGAAAAAGGACCATCAGAAAAAAATGAGACAGAATTATTAAAAGAAGCCATAAAACAACTTAATGAATATTTTGATGGCAAACGTAAAGAATTTAATTTACCATTAGCACCAAAAGGAACAGAATTTCAAAAGAAAGTATGGAATACTTTAAAGGAAATTCCTTTTGGGGAAACAAGGAGTTATGGTGAAATTGCAAAGCTAATTGGTAATGAAAAAGCATCAAGAGCTGTTGGAATGGCTAATAATAAAAATCCAATAATGATTATAATTCCTTGTCATAGAGTGATTGGAGCAAATGGTAAGTTAGTTGGGTACGCAGGAGGCATAGATATAAAAGAAAAACTTCTTAATTTAGAGAAAAATTAA
- the rsxC gene encoding electron transport complex subunit RsxC, producing the protein MLKSFLGGIHPNDSKKYTFDKAIESPSLPDEVVIPVSQHIGAPCTPIVKVGDSVKKGQVIANSDAFMHSPIHASISGKVTKIADMPHASKGSCLSIVIKNDGLDEWIEGIPLNREWDKLNAEEIRNIIKDAGIVGMGGATFPTHIKLNPSKDKKIDVCIVNAAECEPYLTADYRMMLEYADRIVTGVKIIMKVLGVTKVFIGIEDNKMDAVKVMKDAFKDTSVEVVPLPTKYPQGAEKMLIKVLTGREVPTGGLPMDVGVVVQNIGTTVAISDAVVNGIPLIQRITTVSGDAIKEPKNLLLRIGTSFKYAINYCGGFSKDPEKIIMGGPMMGFAQSTLDVPVIKGVSGILALSSDVVNSGEESPCIRCGRCVKACPMGLIPSMLSILGQRHKYKEAKENYNLFNCIECGSCVYSCPAKRNIVQYIKYSKAQNLAHAANK; encoded by the coding sequence ATGTTAAAAAGTTTTCTTGGAGGAATTCATCCTAATGATAGTAAAAAGTATACATTTGATAAGGCAATTGAATCTCCATCATTACCAGACGAGGTAGTTATTCCGGTAAGTCAACATATTGGAGCTCCTTGTACACCTATAGTTAAGGTTGGTGATAGTGTTAAGAAAGGGCAAGTCATAGCTAATAGTGATGCATTTATGCATAGTCCAATACATGCATCAATCTCAGGTAAAGTAACTAAGATTGCAGATATGCCACATGCATCTAAGGGAAGCTGCTTATCAATTGTTATTAAAAATGATGGTTTAGACGAATGGATTGAAGGAATTCCATTGAATCGTGAATGGGACAAGTTAAATGCTGAAGAAATCCGAAATATTATTAAGGATGCAGGTATAGTCGGAATGGGAGGTGCTACATTTCCGACACATATTAAATTAAATCCAAGTAAAGATAAAAAGATTGATGTTTGTATTGTGAATGCAGCTGAATGTGAACCATATTTAACGGCGGATTATAGGATGATGCTTGAATATGCTGATCGTATAGTTACTGGAGTCAAAATAATTATGAAAGTACTTGGAGTTACTAAGGTGTTTATAGGAATAGAAGATAATAAAATGGATGCCGTAAAAGTAATGAAAGATGCTTTTAAGGATACGTCAGTTGAAGTAGTGCCTTTACCTACAAAGTATCCACAAGGTGCAGAAAAGATGCTTATAAAAGTACTTACTGGCCGTGAAGTTCCAACAGGTGGATTGCCAATGGATGTTGGTGTTGTAGTGCAAAATATTGGAACTACAGTAGCAATTTCTGATGCTGTTGTTAATGGGATTCCATTGATACAAAGAATTACAACAGTTTCTGGAGATGCAATTAAGGAACCTAAGAATTTATTACTAAGAATAGGAACTAGCTTTAAGTATGCAATAAATTATTGTGGTGGATTTAGTAAAGATCCTGAAAAAATAATTATGGGTGGACCTATGATGGGATTTGCTCAATCTACATTAGATGTACCTGTAATTAAGGGTGTATCTGGAATATTGGCGTTAAGCTCTGATGTTGTAAATTCAGGAGAAGAATCTCCATGTATTAGATGTGGTAGATGTGTTAAAGCATGTCCTATGGGACTGATACCGAGTATGTTAAGCATATTAGGACAGCGTCATAAATATAAAGAAGCTAAAGAAAATTACAACTTATTTAATTGCATAGAATGTGGAAGCTGCGTTTATTCTTGTCCTGCAAAACGTAATATTGTGCAATATATAAAATATTCAAAAGCTCAAAATTTAGCACACGCAGCAAATAAGTAG
- the rnfB gene encoding RnfABCDGE type electron transport complex subunit B produces MFTVIMVLAVMVGIGIVFGFILAIANKKFSVEVNPLIHEVEDVLPKGQCGACGYAGCAGYAEAVVLNKEVPPNLCVPGKDAVAKLVAEITGKSAEKVEPRIAHIKCKGAIGKAKLSYNYKGIEDCAAATLLQGGPKGCKHGCVGFGTCVNSCPFGALSMGEDGLPKVDAKKCTGCGTCETACPKNVIEVMPVNSIVKVNCNSKDKGAIARKLCSAETCLGCGICAKNCTYGAIKIENNLAVVDSKICVEKCKEPTCLAKCPTSAIKIAN; encoded by the coding sequence ATGTTTACTGTAATAATGGTTTTAGCAGTAATGGTTGGAATTGGGATTGTTTTTGGATTCATTCTTGCTATTGCAAATAAAAAGTTTTCAGTGGAAGTAAATCCACTTATTCATGAGGTAGAGGATGTTCTTCCTAAGGGACAATGTGGTGCATGTGGTTATGCAGGATGTGCAGGTTATGCAGAAGCAGTAGTGCTAAATAAAGAAGTACCACCAAATCTATGTGTACCTGGAAAGGATGCTGTTGCTAAATTAGTAGCAGAAATTACAGGTAAAAGTGCTGAAAAAGTAGAACCAAGAATAGCTCATATTAAATGTAAAGGAGCTATTGGAAAAGCAAAGCTAAGTTATAATTACAAGGGTATAGAGGATTGTGCAGCAGCAACTTTACTTCAAGGTGGACCTAAAGGATGTAAACATGGGTGCGTAGGATTTGGAACTTGTGTTAATAGCTGCCCATTTGGAGCATTGTCAATGGGAGAGGATGGATTACCTAAAGTTGATGCAAAAAAATGTACAGGCTGCGGAACTTGTGAAACAGCTTGCCCTAAGAATGTCATAGAAGTTATGCCAGTAAATTCGATTGTAAAAGTTAATTGTAATTCTAAAGATAAGGGAGCTATCGCTAGAAAACTTTGTAGTGCAGAAACATGTTTAGGATGTGGAATTTGTGCAAAAAATTGTACTTATGGTGCTATTAAGATTGAAAATAATCTTGCAGTAGTAGATTCTAAAATATGTGTTGAAAAATGTAAAGAACCAACATGTTTAGCTAAATGTCCAACATCAGCAATTAAAATTGCTAACTAA
- a CDS encoding RnfABCDGE type electron transport complex subunit G produces MEGAHVNKEYSIFQIAINLIITCLVSGLIIGLVYYFTAPIAAEKKEVSKQESMRSLVSDADNFKAVPDKDQWFTAEKDGKIIAYVVPGESKGYGGEIKMLVAVKPDGEVIDYSITTSNETPGLGDNASKQPFKDEFKGKKEANLTVTKDASDKDDIQAMTGATISSRAVTLAVKNAVHEVTDFTGGK; encoded by the coding sequence ATGGAAGGTGCACACGTTAATAAAGAATATTCAATTTTTCAGATAGCAATAAATTTGATAATAACTTGTTTAGTTTCTGGATTAATAATAGGACTAGTGTATTATTTTACAGCTCCAATTGCCGCTGAAAAAAAAGAGGTATCTAAACAAGAATCTATGAGATCATTAGTCAGTGATGCAGATAACTTTAAAGCAGTACCAGATAAGGACCAATGGTTTACAGCTGAAAAAGACGGGAAAATAATAGCCTATGTAGTTCCGGGTGAAAGTAAAGGATATGGTGGAGAAATTAAGATGCTTGTAGCGGTTAAACCAGATGGAGAGGTAATTGATTATAGCATAACAACAAGTAATGAGACACCAGGACTTGGAGATAATGCATCAAAGCAACCATTTAAAGATGAATTTAAAGGGAAAAAGGAAGCTAATTTAACAGTGACAAAAGATGCTTCTGACAAAGACGATATTCAAGCTATGACAGGGGCAACTATTTCATCTAGAGCTGTAACACTAGCTGTTAAAAATGCTGTACATGAAGTGACAGATTTTACAGGAGGTAAATAA